A region of Oryzias latipes chromosome 18, ASM223467v1 DNA encodes the following proteins:
- the LOC111949244 gene encoding extensin-like, translating to MSQTGPHVLNRPPCPKPGPCPIQAPVSQTGPCVPNRPHVHNWPPCPKPGPCPKPAPMFKTGPHVPNRPPCPKPGPCPKLAPMFQTGPHVLNRPPCPKLAPMSQTGPHVLNTPPCPEPALCPKPAPMSQTGPQVPNRPPCPKPAPMSQTGPHVLNRPPCPKQAPMSQTGPNVPNWPPCPKLAPMSQTGPHVPNRPPCPKPGPCPKPRPCPKPAPMSQTGPHVPNRPPCPKLAPMSQTAPMSQTGPHVPNWPPCPKPAPMSQTGPHVPNWPPCPKPAPMSQTGPMSQTGLHVLNRPPCPKPGPCPIQAPVSQTGPCVPNRPPCP from the coding sequence ATGTCCCAAACAGGCCCCCATGTCCTAAACCGGCCCCCATGTCCCAAACCGGGCCCATGTCCCATACAGGCCCCCGTGTCCCAAACCGGCCCCTGTGTCCCAAACCGGCCCCATGTCCATAACTGGCCCCCGTGTCCCAAACCGGGCCCATGTCCCAAACCAGCCCCCATGTTCAAAACTGGCCCCCATGTCCCAAACCGGCCCCCATGTCCCAAACCGGGCCCATGTCCCAAACTGGCCCCCATGTTCCAAACTGGCCCCCATGTCCTAAACAGGCCCCCATGTCCCAAACTGGCCCCAATGTCCCAAACTGGCCCCCATGTCCTAAACACGCCCCCATGTCCTGAACCAGCCCTGTGTCCCAAACCAGCCCCCATGTCCCAAACCGGCCCCCAAGTCCCAAACCGGCCCCCATGTCCCAAACCGGCCCCCATGTCCCAAACTGGCCCCCATGTCCTAAACCGGCCCCCATGTCCTAAACAGGCCCCCATGTCCCAAACTGGCCCCAATGTCCCAAACTGGCCCCCATGTCCCAAACTGGCCCCCATGTCCCAAACCGGCCCCCATGTCCCAAACCGGCCCCCATGTCCCAAACCGGGCCCATGTCCCAAACCGCGCCCATGTCCCAAACCGGCCCCCATGTCCCAAACTGGCCCCCATGTCCCAAACCGGCCCCCATGTCCCAAACTGGCCCCCATGTCCCAAACCGCGCCCATGTCCCAAACCGGCCCCCATGTCCCAAACTGGCCCCCATGTCCCAAACCGGCCCCCATGTCCCAAACCGGCCCCCATGTCCCAAACTGGCCCCCATGTCCTAAACCGGCCCCCATGTCCCAAACCGGGCCCATGTCCCAAACTGGCCTCCATGTCCTAAACCGGCCCCCATGTCCCAAACCGGGCCCATGTCCCATACAGGCCCCCGTGTCCCAAACCGGCCCCTGTGTCCCAAACCGGCCCCCATGTCCATAA